ttttttaaattcgtccaaaaaaaaaattcaaattccaatGGTAATCTGACGTCAACTAGCCGTTGGCTGTCAAGTGGGCTGGGCTGCAGGGCTGGTTGGCTGGCTGGAAATGACCAACCCGCTGGCCcgattttggttttttagcCTAGTGGGGCCCATAAaccctttggcctagccctcagtTTGAGACGGGTTACGTGtcatttaaaactatttttaacCCCATGGCCCTTTGACTgagtcggttggagatggcctaacctCCTAAAttgttctcctttttcttcaaaatctCATGTTCATCTATGTTTTGAATCATCAATGCGTAAATGTCGTGATGGGTTCTAACATGCTTGATTTCATCAAGAATGTCCTTAATTCATGTGATGTGGAATTTAGGTGTAAAACTATGTGTGTTGTATGCGAATGCGGATTTATGGTTTGAAAGGTTAATCAATACAAATGCATTACCTCACTGGTGTAACTCTAAGAAAGAATGGTGCGATGTGAGCTACATCATGAACTATTCTTGACGAATAGCCTATGGCGAGGCGTTAAGAAGATAAGTTTCTAATGAACGCGTCTATATATGTGTAGACGGCGGCGTGTATGCAAGATGAGCCTCTGTTAGGCGTAGAGAAATAATGCGTATGATAGTTGTAGAGAAGATGAACAGTAGTCCTGGTAGGGAGAGTAAGCCTATCAAATCGAGAATCTAGGATAAGATATCCAATCTTCTTACGATTATGATTGCGTTATCTAATATCTAAGATATCCTAATTTgacttgaattagggttttcttactTAGGAGACAAGTAACATCTTCAATGCGTAGTATGTCAGACTAAGGACTACGCTCATGGGTTACGAGTATTCCGGTCCCTCTTGCCACCCGAGATGCCACATGTTATAAGCCCAGAAAATCATATTCCCACATCCTGTATGTTATAGggaccattttttattttgtccataCACAAAGAAACATCCATATATAGTTGGCATATTTATTTCACGAAAAAGGAAGAACATTCATAAAGGAATACAATTATGAAAATAGGGAAATGATATGCTTGGCATATTTATTTCACGAACAACAACCGCAGCAGGATATCTTCACCATTATCCAAGGAAACATTTGAACCAGCTTGCTGAGAGTTTTGGGTGCCTCTTAAGTCCATCATTGTAATCTATATAGACGAAACCAAATCGTAAGGTGTATCCAGAAGCCCATTCAAAATTGTCCAGCAATGACCATGCAAAGTATCCCTTCACATTTACACCATCACTGCACAAAAAAGGCGAATTTCAAATGTAAGTATGTCTAGTGTAGTGATAAGTAAAAGATATAAGTTAAACCttatttaacttttaaaaagaACTTACTTGATTGCTTTTCGAAGATAGTCGAGGTGGTGGTAGTGGTAATCAATTCTGTGGGTATCATTGAGGGATTGCGGAAGTGACAATGTGGGATCATCGAACTCGTCAAGGCCTgcaatataattaattttttatttgatgttTTTAATTGACGAAGAGGCGAAGAATTATAGATTCATCATTTCATTCCTATCGATTCAACAGATTGCTAAATGTTTGAGAGTTCCCATCTAGTTTTATATGTAGATCACGTATAGATGTCAACTGCATTTTACACCATATACATGTGAAGCAttaattatttagttaattaaggtttaaaaataattaccGTTCTCAGTAATGTAAATGAGCGGATTATTATATTTGTGCTTTGCGTAGAGTAAAATCTCTCGAATGCCTTTTGGATAAATAACTAGCCAGCTTGAAGCAGCCTGCAACCCCAATTTATGAAGGTAAGTTAACTAAATGAAAATCAATTACTCTTTGAATGCAAATAGTTTAGCTAATTGTTCGATGCGTACCGGAGGACCAATGGGGACTCCATTAAGCTCGGCTGCCACAACATTTAGGaatatgagattttaaatattgTGATGAACTTAAATTACTCAAATTAAATAATTGGTTTCTCATTTTGTACTCACTTGATTCAAAAACGCGAGCATCGGTCAGGAAGCTTGCATTTGCAGAATTATTATGAGGTTGATCGCTTGAATAGTGAGTAGTATAATAATTCATtccaacaaaatcaaatgaCCCTTTTATTAACTTGGATTCTTCTTGTGTAAATTTAGGTAATCTTTCTTTAACAAGAACTTGCATACTGTGCGGATATTGGCCGCTTGTCAATGGCTCCATAAACCTACATAatcattgaaatttcatcaataaattttgtattattatcaTATAAATGAACACTTAATTGGGTTGATATATAAGTTTGGAATTAATAAACTTGCCATCCAAACATAAAATCCAAAGATCGATTCGCAGCATTCCGATGACGCGTTGCGTTAGAAACCGGCACAAACCAATTTGTCGCTAATGTTATTCCTATCACGCCTTCTTGAGATGCCTGCACATCACCAACCAAACTTGATTAGTTACGGTATGAAAAAAGGTAAATTAACCCTAtctcattaatttaatattacaACATTGAGTATTAATATGACCTGATATTTAGTCTTGTACACTTTAACAGCATGTGCATGAGCGAGGAGGAAGTGGTGTGCTACTATATAGGGTTCGGTAGCCGAATCACCGCCGGTGCAGTTTAAGTTCTGCCAAGCAGAACATCGCCCGGGTGCTAATTCTCCTGATGCATAGCCAAAAGTAATAAAAGTATATGGCTCATTTAGTGTGATCCAATGCTTTACCCGATCGCCAAATAACTTAAAGCAAAGTTCTGCGTAGTCCCGAAAATGATTGCTGCaacatggaaaattaaaaatcagTTGCATGCTGATTTTGAAGGTTTACGCATTATAGCAATATACATTTGAATATCTAAACGATCAATCGTCAAGAAGATAaagaattattattaattagagAATCAAAGTCTACTACTTACACAATTTGACGGTTTAAGAAACCACCATATTCTTCTTCTAAGGCTTGAGGAAGATCCCAATGAAAGATTGTCGCATATGGCGTTACACCTGtgcattatcaataaaagcaacACGCTTGATTATATAACATGTAACTCTTAAATGTATATatgtacatgtgtgtgtgtgtgtgtgtatttgtaAGGTGGGATGATATATGAGATTAAGCAGTTGCATCACCTTTGTTTAGGAGTTCATTGATGAGATTGTTGTAGTATTGTACTCCTTCCTTGTTCACACCCCCACTTAGCTTTCCAtctaattatataattaaaattaagaacATAAGCAAATACATTGGAAAGGGGAACAAAATAGGTTAAACTACATATATTATTGGTTATATTACTCAGAGCAAACATCATGCATGGACACACTACTTCGTCCCAACTAATTAATGCGAATGCGGATGATCAACTTACTTGGTAACAATCTGGACCATGAGATAGAGAACCTATAAGCATCCAATCCCATATCCTTCATAATCTTTACATCTTCCTATATAGAATAACGCAATATGTATTATAAGAAAATGCCTCATCTTCAACCTCCTTAATTTTCTTAAGGCCGTAAATTCTTTAATTCTCCTTATACTATTGAATAATTCAGGACTGGAGAACAAAGTTAATGATATTTTTGAACCTTATAGCGGTGGTATTGATCATCAGCCACGTCCCCATTGCTTCCATCAATGACTTTTTCTGCAATTAACCatgtaaaattttcattatcttcATAAACCTCATGGTTTAGGCCTCGTCCCCCATCAATGTCTAACCCTTGTAAAGGTTAAGAATAAATCTGTATTAATCAAGGTTCAATTCAATCTGGCACCGGTGTAGGTACCTGGATACTGGTGGGTGAAGTTATCCCATATGCTTGGTCCTTTACCACCTTCATCCCATGCACCTTCATACTGAAATTAATTTACACATATAAGGGTACAAAATGAGCATGTTAGTATTTTCCTGCATGTATGTTAATAGGTCTgacattaaataaaaaccctaacaacTTATTAAGTGCAGAAACACAAACTTGGTAAGATGCTGAAGCTGAACCAAATACAAAGCCTGATGGAAAACTGCTTCTGTTCAGGGAAGCACTGCTATAACGACTAGGTATAACAGCAGTAGTTTTACCATCTCCCGCTGCAAAGCCAGTTAGTAGTAGCACACCCAACAGCAGTGACTGTAACCTCATTGCCATTGCTAATTAGAGCTTTTGGTGAACGGGAATGGTTGTGGCCTTCCTCGCATGGCGTTTATATAGAGAAAGTATGTACGAGGAAAACATGTAACccttaatatttaattaagaaCGTGGATCAATACAGATAATAAATAATTAGTAAAAGTATAGATTGTAAATAAGTACCAAAAGTCTTCGATATCAATTGGCTAGACACCTTCGCAACattataaataatttagaaTATCACGAGAATATAGCCCTATATAATCTAATCGTGATAAGGTCATGACTTGCAGAGTTGCATTAAGTTGCCCTACATAATCTAATCGTGATAAGGTCATGACTTACATTAAGTTGGGAACGTGCACATAGCGTACGTGAAacttaatatcttggagatttCAATGAACAGATTATGGTGAGGTGAAAATTTTATTAGGGATGGGGTAAAAAAAGCAGGGGGTGAAAGTCTATTTCTTCACGTTTTTCCTTCAAACCTATTGAAATGTGTAACAAGTTAAGAGGTATTGTACATACAAAAACGAATTAAGTACTTGTTTGTGGGAACTGGATATACTGGTTTGTTCATATTAATGTTGTTccatattttgtaattattttagaGTTAGATATGTTTAATTCCAGCTTGGAATTTGACAATTTGTTAAGGAAATTCAGCTGGTCTCagtaggtcgtacccagtgcacaaggctcccgctttacgcaggatctgggagaggtgaatgtcggctagccttacccccatttatggagaggctgctcccaagtctcgaacccgagacctaccgctcatggacgaagATATACTGGTTTGTTCATATTAATGTTGTTccatattttgtaattattttagaGTTAGATATGTTTAATTCCAGCTTGGAATTTGACAATTTGTTAAGGAAATTCAGCTGGTCTCAGTAACATAATAAAAGACTACAAAAGTGTTCTAGAAGGCTGACCACTACACCAAAACTGTCAAAAAGTGGATTGAAATAGAGATGTATCCCTATGCTAGTTTGGAGGGTTCGCGCCTAATCCATTGCTACAGcaaaattgtcaaaaaaaaagtAGTTATATTGTAGAAATTGTCAAAAAGTGGATTGAAATAGAGATGTATCCTTATGCTAGTTTGGAGGGTTCACGCCTAATGCATCGCTACAGCAAAATTGTCGAAAAAATTAGTTATATTGTAGTTTTGATAGCAGGCAACGGGAACAAAAAGGTTCCATAGTTCTGGTTCTAGACTTCTAAGAGAGTAATTAGAATATGAGAGTGTAAAGGGTAAAGTTTTAGTTCTAGTTCTGTActttcttgggacaaaggtttTATATACACAAATTCACACATCCATCttgaataaaacttttttttatttttttttatttttaagaaacgTCTGCGATACAAGAGAATTTTATTGGTAACGAAAGAAAGTTACATCTAGTTAAAAGGGACATAAACTTTACCTCTCaaaatacaaggaaaaaaagaagctttaatgaaaagaacttggacctaactttaatttaaccaaatactaccataaactattatttaacctaataaacttaaaatttaatctTAATGACAAACTATTCATATACCAGCCCTCCAAACTTGCCCCTAACGGAAAGCCTATTACCTTATTAAATATGAAGGTGATGAAATGGCGTCCACCATCCCCACTTCCATTTTCCACTGCCGTCCACCATCCCACTTTCATTATTCCAACTACCACACGTGCCAAactaataaacaaaaccaaCTGTCCTTTGTTTCACTATGGGTATGTAGAAAACTTGATTTTTAAAGTGAGCTTtagatgatttttgtttttttaattcataaaatatagctatttttgtatgtttttctAATTCATAGAATATTgctatttttgtatgtaaaaagATTTCATGGTCCTGCAATTTAATTTCAGtcaaattgtttatttatttttcgttGCTCAACACAGTTTTGATACATTTCTCAACAGTCCTTATTTTTCGTTGCTCAACACAGTTTTGATACATTTCTCAACAATCCTTAGAGATTTGTAATTTGCACTGTAACATGCGCAATACTCTCTTCGGAATCATACGCgcatgtgtgtgtataaatGATGACAACaaatttccttttccttttttttttaatacaagaaGCAAATGTAATTTGTCTTACATCAGAAGTGACCAAAACAGAAGCAAACCATAATAAGCAAGAAGCATATGGTATCGGGTACAAGCTGCAAAGATCATAAGTATCAGGTAAATACAAACTAACAAGAAGCATATGGTATCGGGTACAAGCTGCAAAGATCATAAGTATCAGGTAAATACAAACTAACATATATTAAGATCCACATAACAGAATACTAAGTGATCAAAACACTAAGCATCGGGAGGTACAAACCAAAGTATGACCAAACAAACTGATCGAATCATCACCAAATCGGAAAATTCATTCATACCAGATGTGGAATAATTATTAAGTACACTCGTaaacatttatttaaaaaaaacaaaaacaaaaacaaaaaattatgataATTCTTGTTTCCACAAAGATGTTCAACGCTAATATACTATTGTCATTGACGGTATGTAATTAAAACtccaacgactctttttggttaCAAAAGGCTCTAACTAATTCATTCCCCTCTTTATCCGGGTaaacttaaaatttaatctTAATGACAAACTATTCATATACCAGCCCTCCAAACATAAAAGCTCGCGACCAAACTAAAAGCTCaacacaataattttttttttcaaacttgccCCTAACGGAAAGCCTATTACCTTATTAAatatgaagatgatgaaatggcGTCCACCATCCCCACTTCCATTTTTCACTGCCGTCCACCATCCCACTTTCATTATTCCAACCACCACATGTGCCAAactaataaacaaaaccaaCTGTCCTTTGTTTCACTATGGGTATGTAGAAAACTTGATTTTTAAAGTGAGCTTTagaagatttttgtttttttaattcataaaatatagctatttttgtatgtttttctAATTCATAGAATATTgc
This window of the Malus domestica chromosome 03, GDT2T_hap1 genome carries:
- the LOC139194036 gene encoding beta-glucosidase 13-like; the encoded protein is MAMRLQSLLLGVLLLTGFAAGDGKTTAVIPSRYSSASLNRSSFPSGFVFGSASASYQYEGAWDEGGKGPSIWDNFTHQYPEKVIDGSNGDVADDQYHRYKEDVKIMKDMGLDAYRFSISWSRLLPNGKLSGGVNKEGVQYYNNLINELLNKGVTPYATIFHWDLPQALEEEYGGFLNRQIVNHFRDYAELCFKLFGDRVKHWITLNEPYTFITFGYASGELAPGRCSAWQNLNCTGGDSATEPYIVAHHFLLAHAHAVKVYKTKYQASQEGVIGITLATNWFVPVSNATRHRNAANRSLDFMFGWFMEPLTSGQYPHSMQVLVKERLPKFTQEESKLIKGSFDFVGMNYYTTHYSSDQPHNNSANASFLTDARVFESTELNGVPIGPPAASSWLVIYPKGIREILLYAKHKYNNPLIYITENGLDEFDDPTLSLPQSLNDTHRIDYHYHHLDYLRKAINDGVNVKGYFAWSLLDNFEWASGYTLRFGFVYIDYNDGLKRHPKLSASWFKCFLG